Proteins encoded within one genomic window of Amorphoplanes friuliensis DSM 7358:
- a CDS encoding transcriptional regulator has translation MKSAGVPFTEIYRTLGLSRNTVACWLYSSRSKINSDRDQRCPFCARPPRSIGHPADYAYLLGIYLGDGHLLTTGRVPVLKVACDLRYPGLIEEAGRAMLACGARTVGHQHRDGRDDVRSFWRHWPCLLPQHGPGKKHERLIRLVEWQSEVVDAFPGRFVRGLFHSDGCRTRNKIVRGGTTYLYPRYQFVNKSADIMQLCRESLDRLGVEWRMCRPTMLSVARRVDVAVLDQHVGPKY, from the coding sequence ATGAAATCTGCCGGCGTGCCGTTCACGGAGATCTACCGCACGCTCGGACTGTCCCGCAACACCGTGGCCTGCTGGCTCTACAGCTCCCGATCCAAGATCAATTCTGATCGGGACCAGCGGTGCCCGTTCTGCGCCCGGCCACCACGATCGATCGGGCATCCGGCCGACTACGCCTATCTGCTCGGCATCTACCTGGGCGACGGCCATCTGCTCACGACGGGCCGGGTCCCCGTGCTCAAGGTGGCATGCGACCTGCGTTATCCAGGGCTGATCGAGGAGGCCGGCCGGGCCATGCTCGCCTGCGGCGCCCGCACGGTGGGGCATCAGCACCGCGACGGCCGCGACGACGTGCGGTCGTTCTGGCGGCATTGGCCGTGCCTGTTGCCGCAGCACGGCCCCGGGAAAAAGCACGAACGCCTGATACGGCTGGTCGAATGGCAGTCGGAGGTGGTCGACGCATTTCCGGGTCGCTTTGTCCGCGGCCTCTTCCACTCCGACGGCTGCCGCACCCGTAACAAAATTGTCCGGGGCGGCACGACGTACCTTTATCCGCGTTATCAGTTCGTCAACAAATCGGCCGACATCATGCAACTTTGCCGCGAATCATTGGACCGGCTCGGCGTCGAATGGCGTATGTGCCGGCCGACGATGCTGTCCGTGGCGCGGCGAGTGGATGTGGCGGTGCTGGACCAGCACGTGGGACCCAAGTACTGA
- a CDS encoding ANTAR domain-containing response regulator, translated as MADTQASAERRRVLIAEDEALIRLDLAEMLVEEGYDVVGEAGDGETAVRLAEDLTPDLVILDIKMPIMDGLAAAERIAGGRIAPVVILTAFSQRELVERARAAGAMAYLVKPFQKSDLVPAIEIALSRYSEISALESEVAGLTDRLETRKSVERAKGELMTKYSMTEPQAFKWIQRTAMDHRMTMREVADRILAEGEETPGTPAP; from the coding sequence GTGGCCGACACGCAAGCGAGTGCCGAGCGCAGGCGGGTGCTGATCGCCGAGGACGAGGCGCTCATCCGGCTGGACCTGGCCGAGATGCTCGTGGAGGAGGGCTACGACGTCGTCGGTGAGGCCGGTGACGGCGAGACCGCCGTCCGACTGGCCGAAGATCTGACGCCGGACCTGGTCATCCTGGACATCAAGATGCCGATCATGGACGGCCTGGCCGCCGCCGAGCGGATCGCGGGCGGGCGCATCGCCCCTGTCGTGATTCTGACAGCGTTCAGTCAGCGTGAGCTGGTCGAGCGGGCACGCGCCGCCGGTGCCATGGCGTACCTGGTGAAGCCGTTCCAGAAGTCGGACCTGGTGCCGGCGATCGAGATCGCGTTGTCGCGGTATTCGGAGATCTCGGCGCTGGAGTCCGAGGTGGCCGGGCTGACCGACCGGCTGGAGACGCGCAAGTCGGTGGAGCGCGCCAAGGGCGAGTTGATGACGAAGTACTCGATGACCGAGCCGCAGGCGTTCAAGTGGATCCAGCGGACGGCGATGGACCACCGCATGACGATGCGTGAGGTCGCCGACCGGATTCTCGCCGAGGGTGAAGAGACTCCGGGCACGCCCGCGCCGTAG
- a CDS encoding branched-chain amino acid ABC transporter substrate-binding protein produces the protein MRQVLARAIGGLAVIGLIAGAAACNSDSGSDDTASGNCGYKLAFFGALTGSSANLGVNIEQGFELAINQYNEKKGSDCITVAKFDSQGEPGVAPGVARNLVADKKILGIVGPPFSGESEAADPIFEAAGIPTVSPSATRVSLSANGWKTFHRAVANDDAQGPAAGNYIKNVLKAEKVFVADDQSAYGAGLADVVKKTLGASVVATDKTEADGKQTDFSALVQKVVSSGATALFYGGYYQNGGLIRKALTTAGWKGVLLGGDGMKDPGLAKAAGNAAAVGTIVTCPCSPPEKAGGTFVTDYKAKWNVDAGTYSDVAFDAANMFLQGIDAGNTTPEKLNTYLSTVEYKGIANTYKFTDKGELDPNFIKVWTFKFDATGNTIADQEVPTA, from the coding sequence TTGAGGCAGGTTCTCGCACGTGCCATCGGCGGGTTGGCCGTTATCGGCCTCATCGCCGGGGCTGCTGCTTGCAACAGCGACAGCGGCAGTGACGACACGGCCAGTGGTAACTGCGGCTACAAGCTCGCATTCTTTGGCGCCCTGACGGGGTCTTCGGCGAACCTCGGTGTGAACATCGAGCAGGGCTTCGAGCTGGCTATCAACCAGTACAACGAGAAGAAGGGCTCCGACTGCATCACGGTCGCGAAGTTCGACTCTCAGGGCGAGCCGGGCGTGGCGCCCGGTGTGGCCCGTAACCTGGTCGCGGACAAGAAGATCCTCGGCATCGTCGGCCCGCCGTTCTCCGGCGAGTCCGAGGCTGCCGACCCGATCTTCGAGGCTGCCGGCATCCCGACGGTGAGCCCGTCGGCGACGCGGGTCTCGCTGTCGGCGAACGGCTGGAAGACGTTCCACCGCGCGGTCGCGAACGACGACGCGCAGGGCCCCGCCGCGGGCAATTACATCAAGAACGTGCTGAAGGCCGAGAAGGTCTTCGTCGCGGACGACCAGTCGGCGTACGGTGCCGGCCTGGCCGACGTGGTCAAGAAGACGCTGGGCGCTTCGGTGGTCGCGACGGACAAGACCGAGGCTGACGGCAAGCAGACCGACTTCTCGGCTCTGGTGCAGAAGGTCGTGTCCTCGGGCGCGACGGCGCTGTTCTACGGCGGCTACTACCAGAACGGTGGCCTGATCCGTAAGGCGCTGACCACCGCCGGCTGGAAGGGCGTCCTGCTCGGCGGCGACGGCATGAAGGACCCCGGTCTGGCCAAGGCCGCCGGTAACGCTGCCGCGGTCGGCACGATCGTGACCTGCCCCTGCTCCCCGCCGGAGAAGGCGGGCGGCACGTTCGTCACGGACTACAAGGCGAAGTGGAACGTCGACGCCGGTACCTACTCCGACGTTGCGTTCGACGCGGCCAACATGTTCCTGCAGGGCATCGACGCCGGCAACACCACCCCGGAGAAGCTCAACACCTACCTCTCCACGGTGGAGTACAAGGGCATTGCCAACACCTACAAGTTCACCGACAAGGGCGAGCTCGACCCGAACTTCATCAAGGTGTGGACGTTCAAGTTCGACGCGACGGGCAACACGATCGCGGACCAAGAGGTTCCGACCGCCTGA
- a CDS encoding branched-chain amino acid ABC transporter permease, which produces MNFSGLIQDFGPLTITGLAQGAIIALFALGYTLVYGVLRLINFAHSEVFLLGSYACLVVWGFFGLDQNSPTPSVLGVIGLICLGLVAAIVVSGITALGVELVAYRPLRKRNAPPLAFLITAIGASLFISETVGVMTQRNIRGVPPLIQPRDVFVIGNMHVTNLQILIIVLALVMMFVLDRFINRSRLGRGIRAVAQNPDSAALMGVNKSRVISLVFLLGGLMAGIAAVMYDLKIGVTRFDAGFLLGIEAFTAAVLGGIGNLRGALLGGLMLGVLQNYAASLFGTEWLHAASFVLLVLILLVRPTGLLGESLGRARA; this is translated from the coding sequence GTGAACTTCTCCGGTCTGATCCAGGACTTCGGGCCGCTCACGATCACGGGCCTGGCCCAGGGTGCGATCATCGCGCTCTTCGCCCTGGGTTACACCCTGGTCTACGGCGTACTCCGCCTGATCAACTTCGCGCACTCCGAGGTCTTCCTGCTCGGTTCGTATGCCTGCCTCGTCGTGTGGGGCTTCTTCGGACTCGACCAGAACTCGCCTACCCCCTCTGTTCTCGGCGTCATCGGCCTGATCTGTCTGGGTCTGGTGGCGGCGATCGTCGTCTCCGGTATCACCGCACTGGGTGTTGAGCTCGTGGCCTACCGGCCGCTGCGGAAGCGCAACGCGCCGCCGCTGGCGTTCCTCATCACCGCCATCGGTGCGTCGCTGTTCATCTCCGAAACTGTCGGCGTCATGACCCAGCGCAACATCCGGGGTGTGCCGCCGCTGATCCAGCCGCGAGACGTCTTCGTGATCGGCAACATGCATGTGACGAATCTTCAGATTCTGATCATCGTGCTGGCGCTCGTGATGATGTTCGTGCTCGATCGCTTCATCAACCGTTCCCGGCTGGGCCGCGGCATCCGTGCCGTCGCGCAGAACCCGGACAGCGCGGCGCTGATGGGCGTGAACAAGAGCCGCGTGATCTCGCTGGTCTTCCTGCTGGGCGGCCTGATGGCGGGTATCGCCGCGGTCATGTACGACCTGAAGATCGGTGTCACGCGGTTCGACGCCGGCTTCCTGCTGGGCATCGAGGCGTTCACCGCCGCGGTCCTCGGCGGCATCGGCAACCTGCGGGGCGCTCTGCTGGGCGGCCTGATGCTGGGTGTCCTGCAGAACTACGCAGCGTCTCTGTTCGGCACGGAGTGGCTGCACGCCGCGTCGTTCGTGCTGCTCGTGTTGATCCTGCTGGTCCGTCCGACGGGCCTGCTGGGCGAGTCTCTCGGAAGGGCGAGGGCATGA